One genomic window of Solanum stenotomum isolate F172 chromosome 9, ASM1918654v1, whole genome shotgun sequence includes the following:
- the LOC125876774 gene encoding transcriptional regulator STERILE APETALA-like encodes MSSSEEVGGGRRRRRRGGGNNGVWPEPFLEALATQMAINASSSINRLAAAQALSNLFQVCSTWRAVSRSDLLWQNLSNRIWNRRHLLRPTWHDEYVYWHRTSNNFRHRRYVYRTLHFVPANNNDDNNDGLSCRRIALSDRHLAAGFSDGSVQLFHLPSRAHLSTYHPQQRDRLGRYSRAISGIILSDEKLVFASLDGDIHVVVIGGADADPPRRAHLGDVVNDGALVDFTGRDRWWVGLYAGVPGRAFHVWNSETEQLIFAEGDLTDPEAVTGWHLLTELTDLVGRVYVTAHDTAVACTGPRLVVIDLHNQGLILQERSFQQELIVGSFEATSKSLVVVDGRGVATVRRTEDLDESCRFNVRGTSRRGVVGSMNSSGYGVMCVGEVIRVWEVENGVYLYSLRERIGEVNAMHANERHIVACSSDGTIHLWDFGAQ; translated from the exons ATGTCATCTTCAGAAGAAGTTGGAGGAGGACGGAGACGTCGACGTAGAGGTGGAGGAAATAATGGTGTTTGGCCAGAGCCATTCTTGGAGGCATTGGCTACACAAATGGCTATTAATGCTTCTAGTTCCATTAATCGTCTTGCTGCTGCTCAAGCACTCTCAAATCTTTTTCAG GTTTGTTCAACATGGAGAGCAGTGTCCCGGTCCGATCTTCTATGGCAAAACTTGAGCAACCGTATATGGAACCGCCGCCATCTTCTCCGTCCAACATGGCACGACGAATACGTATATTGGCACCGTACTTCCAATAATTTCCGTCACCGTAGATACGTATACCGTACTCTCCATTTTGTACCAGCAAACAATAACGACGATAACAACGATGGTCTCTCTTGTCGGCGTATCGCGTTATCTGATCGCCATTTAGCTGCCGGATTCTCCGATGGATCGGTTCAATTGTTTCATCTACCATCTAGGGCTCATTTGTCTACATATCATCCGCAACAACGTGACCGGCTCGGCCGGTATTCTAGGGCTATTTCGGGAATTATTTTGTCGGATGAGAAACTTGTGTTTGCGTCATTGGATGGTGATATACATGTGGTGGTGATCGGTGGGGCAGATGCTGATCCACCTCGCCGTGCACATTTAGGAGATGTGGTGAATGACGGCGCTTTGGTGGATTTCACCGGTCGTGACCGGTGGTGGGTCGGCCTTTATGCAG GTGTACCGGGTCGGGCATTTCACGTATGGAATAGTGAAACGGAGCAACTAATCTTCGCCGAAGGCGATTTAACCGATCCCGAGGCAGTAACCGGTTGGCACCTTCTAACCGAGTTAACCGACCTCGTTGGCCGAGTCTATGTCACAGCCCATGACACTGCTGTGGCATGTACCGGCCCACGACTCGTTGTTATAGACTTACATAACCAAGGGTTGATCCTCCAAGAAAGATCCTTCCAACAAGAGCTCATTGTAGGATCTTTCGAAGCCACGAGCAAGTCGCTCGTGGTGGTGGATGGACGGGGTGTTGCCACCGTCCGTCGGACTGAGGATTTGGATGAATCGTGTAGGTTTAACGTGCGAGGCACGTCGCGACGGGGGGTGGTTGGAAGCATGAATAGTAGTGGATATGGTGTAATGTGTGTGGGAGAGGTTATTAGGGTTTGGGAAGTAGAAAATGGAGTGTATCTTTATAGTTTAAGGGAAAGAATAGGGGAAGTAAATGCCATGCATGCAAATGAAAGGCATATAGTTGCTTGTTCTAGTGATGGTACAATTCATTTGTGGGATTTTGGGgctcaataa
- the LOC125875958 gene encoding glucose-6-phosphate 1-dehydrogenase, chloroplastic, translating into MGVQLRLNPCSSSSAATSPSTFHNGTPYFCKKFNFLPFRTQPLNWVSGIYSRIQPRKHFEVFSSNGFPLNAVSVQDVQVPLTELGSGDTTVSITVIGASGDLAKKKIFPALFALFYEDCLPENFVVFGYSRTKLSDEELRNMISTTLTCRIDKRENCDAKMEHFLERCFYHSGQYNSEDDFAELDYKLKEKEGCRVSNRLFYLSIPPNIFVDVVRCASLKASSTSGWTRVIVEKPFGRDLESSSELTRSLKKYLTEEQIFRIDHYLGKELVENLSVLRFSNLVFEPLWSRNYIRNVQFIFSEDFGTEGRGGYFDHYGIIRDIMQNHLLQILALFAMETPVSLDAEDIRNEKVKVLRSMRPLQLENVVLGQYKGHSKGAKSYPAYTDDPTVPNGSITPTFSAAALFIDNARWDGVPFLMKAGKALHTKRAEIRVQFRHVPGNLYKRNFGTDMDKATNELVLRLQPDEAIYLKINNKVPGLGMRLDRSDLNLLYKAKYRGEIPDAYERLLLDAIEGERRLFIRSDELDAAWALFTPLLKELEEKKIAPELYPYGSRGPVGAHYLAAKHNVRWGDLSGDD; encoded by the exons ATGGGTGTGCAATTGAGATTGAACCCTTGTTCTTCATCTTCAGCtgcaacttctccttcaactttCCATAatgggacaccatatttctgCAAAAAGTTTAACTTTTTACCATTTAGAACCCAACCCCTCAATTGGGTATCTGGAATTTACTCAAGAATCCAACCAAGAAAGCATTTTGAAGTCTTTTCCTCAAATGGGTTTCCACTTAATGCTGTGTCTGTGCAAGATG TACAAGTGCCTTTGACAGAGTTAGGAAGTGGAGATACCACTGTCAGCATAACTGTTATTGGAGCTTCAGGTGACCTAGCCAAGAAGAAGATTTTTCCAGCTTTATTTGCTCTTTTCTATGAAGATTGTCTGCCTGAG AATTTTGTAGTTTTTGGCTACTCACGAACAAAATTGAGTGATGAAGAGCTGAGAAATATGATCAGTACAACCTTAACTTGTCGAATTGATAAGAG AGAGAATTGCGATGCCAAAATGGAGCATTTTCTGGAAAGATGCTTTTATCATTCGGGTCAGTACAATTCTGAGGATGATTTTGCAGAACTGGATTAcaaattaaaggaaaaggag GGTTGTAGGGTTTCTAATAGGTTGTTTTACTTATCAATACCTCCAAATATATTCGTGGATGTGGTGCGATGTGCAAGTCTTAAAGCTTCTTCAACAAGTGGGTGGACAAGGGTCATTGTTGAGAAACCATTTGGTCGTGATTTAGAATCATCTAGTGAGCTGACCAGATCCCTAAAGAAGTACCTAACTGAGGAGCAAATTTTCCG aATTGACCATTACTTGGGAAAAGAACTTGTTGAGAATCTCTCAGTTCTTCGGTTCTCGAATCTTGTCTTTGAGCCTCTTTGGTCCAGAAACTACATCCGCAATGTCCAATTTATATTTTCCGAAGATTTTGGTACCGAGGGACGAGGAGG GTACTTTGACCACTACGGCATCATCCGTGATATTATGCAAAATCATCTCCTTCAAATATTAGCATTGTTTGCTATGGAAACACCTGTCAGCTTGGATGCTGAGGACATCAGAAATGAGAAG GTTAAAGTTTTAAGGTCAATGAGGCCATTGCAACTTGAAAATGTTGTTCTTGGACAGTATAAGGGTCATAGCAAGGGTGCTAAATCATATCCAGCTTACACAGATGATCCAACTGTACCAAATGGCAGTATCACTCCAACATTTTCTGCTGCTGCACTCTTCATTGATAATGCACGTTGGGACGGGGTTCCTTTCCTCATGAAAGCAGGAAAAGCTCTCCATACGAAGAG GGCAGAGATCAGGGTCCAGTTCAGACATGTTCCCGGAAATTTGTACAAAAGGAACTTTGGAACTGACATGGATAAAGCAACCAATGAGCTAGTTCTGCGCCTACAACCTGATGAAGCCATATATCTGAAAATTAACAACAAGGTCCCTGGTCTTGGGATGAGACTTGACCGGAGTGACCTTAATCTTCTTTATAAAGCAAA GTATCGAGGTGAAATACCAGATGCATATGAGCGGCTTTTGTTAGATGCAATAGAAGGAGAGCGAAGATTGTTCATAAGAAGCGATGAACTTGATGCTGCATGGGCTCTATTTACACCGTTGCTGAAGGAGCTGGAAGAGAAGAAGATTGCACCAGAGCTTTATCCATACGGAAGTAGGGGGCCAGTGGGAGCACATTATCTAGCTGCAAAGCACAACGTTCGTTGGGGAGATCTATCTGGTGATGATTGA